In Euphorbia lathyris chromosome 2, ddEupLath1.1, whole genome shotgun sequence, the sequence attattgttattgttatcaTGTCGATAAATACATCAATTACAATTTGATTTTTCGCCTTTTAAGTGATTTTGTTGTTGTGGGATCCTTAGTCCAAAACTTAACATATTATGCTCTGCATGCAGGGTAAAAAGGTCAAGGTGCCCACATTTCTTGTCCCTGCTACACAGAAGGTTAGTATATTGGATTTTTATATGCTTCATTTAGGGTTCACTGATTATGAAAGATGCTAATTGTATGCTTCATTTAGGGTTCACTGATTATGAAAGATCTAAAATGATGCTGCAAAGGAATTAGtcttagttttaattttaattttaaattttttaggtTTGGATGGATGTATATAGTCTGCCAGTACCAGGATCTGGTGGCAAAACTTGCTCTCAGATTTTTGAAGAAGCTGGTTGTGACACACCTGCAAGTCCTAGTTGTGGTGCTTGTTTGGGAGGCCCTAAAGACACCTATGCCCGCATGAATGAACCAACGGTAAGTTAACTTTTGTTTCCCTTCCAAGTTGAATACGATATGCAGTTGATATTGTAATGGAATTGACACTTTGAAGCTAGAGGTTGGGAAGGATACATGATAGTTCTTATAGtcaggcttttttttttttcttgttctgtGTGTGTGGTAGTGGAGGTAGGTTTTTTGGATGACACGGGACAacaaaaaaaagatgaaaaaccaaTGCGATAGTCTTAACAATATTTATTTGGACCAAATAACAAATCATGAACTAGACGGTCTCTTGGAATTGGGGAGACATATTTATCTGATACATAATTGTTATTTGATTAGCAATGCTTTATGGAAGTCAGTGTTTGAAATAAGAAGATCAAGTATCGACAAACCCTAGCTAGGATGAGGTTGTTGGAATGGATAATTGGAAAGGGACAGATGAATAAGTGTAAAGAGAAAAGTTGGTGTCTGATATccattaaagataaaacaaagGAAGGAGATCTGATGAAATGGTTTGAAGATTTTAAAAACCGGCTTATGGATGCTCCCATGCATATGTCAACTTCGATTATCAGATTTTCTGAATCTTACAATGAACTAGATAAATGGGAAAGAAATCCATATATGATATAACCGATCCCAACTAGCTAGGAATAAGATTTGTTTGCTGTTGCATGGAATACCGTTACCTATTTGGTGCACACGTTAACCGTTTGAGGGCTGTGTCATTGCAGGTGTGTGTGTCAACAACAAACAGAAACTTCCCAGGGCGAATGGGACACAGAGAAGGGCAGATATATCTTGCTTCCCCTTATACAGCAGCAGCATCTGCCTTGACTGGTTATGTCACTGATCCAAGAGAGTTCTTGCACTAAACTATTCACGTTTCCTTCTATCCTAATAACATCAATGCAGTGACTTGGCAAATCTTTCAGAGTCTGATTATGTTGTATCGAGTCCTGTAGTATTTTTGTAAGGTAATACTTGATTGCTTAGTTAATGAAATACgtttgttttgattttgagGCATAATGTACCAACTCAATATATGATATAAAAAATGGCAAGGAAGTGTGTGATGCGGATGCTCTTTCTTTAATTCGTCATTAATTGATTTGTTTGAGGTTTAACTGTAATAACAGTAATTATTCCGAGTAATTCTTCCTGCTAACCAGGAAAGAAACCAGAGCATGAAAATTGTATCATCAGGAAAAACTAGttaactaaattttatttttgctaGCATCGAGCATGGAGACATTTCGGTGAGAAGACTGTTTGTACTCAGAACTTACCCGAGTTCTTCTCCAAAAAGTTCCTTACCATTTcggggagcttcaaaggggattccCCTGCCATTTCTACCCAGATTAAAGAGGTTCACCTCGTTGGTTGGAGTAGGCCGAAGAATGGGTTGGTAaagttgaacacggatggctcctgcctcagCAATGGAAGCATCGCGGCTGGAGGCGTGCTCAGAGACGCGggaggtgcctggttgtctgggttcacccataacctgggtttgggctcTTCCTTTTCAGCGGAGCTTTGGGGCATTCTTTCtggagtcaagcttgccagaaatctGGGTATTAAGAGGCTTGCGGTGGAGTCCGACAATAAggaggctattagtatgatatctaataatcatgctatttgtcttagtagccaaaacctcatcaaagctattagaAGGCTGgactcctcctttgagtccttagagtctgtcacatctacagagaacaaaatcgaatagcggatcgcttggcggcggctgggcacgaggggatgttaggtgttatcaccctttctgatcctcctatctatctttcttctctccttttagaggactgtgttggggttagcttccctaggctgaTCCCTGGCTAGTTTTTGTttcgttgttgttttcttttcctgtttctaccaaaaaaaaaaaaaaaaaaagttaactaAATTTTAGTATCTGAGGTTTTCAAAATTGTTTTCTACCCATTGACGTTATATTGTGGGTGAGCAATTGAAAAAAGGTATTCACTTGAAATGGAAGAATCTTATTCATCTTACAATGACAATCTATTTATATACACACATAAGCTTGGTGACCAAGCAAAGAGACCAACTTGCTAGTCAAGTTTGTATATCTACAAATATAAATACACCTCTAGCTAAATAAATACAGCTGTACATTTATAACAATCCAAAACTAATTTCATggttaataaagaaaaaatggtTTTATGTCCAGTTTTTTAACATAAATTTTAATGGATTAATAAAAACGTTCAAGAGAGAATCTGTCACGGAATATAACTGTCGCCGAGTATTATATTTAGAAACTGTCGCTAAATATTTCCATCAATTAAGCCTTCCAGTATTTGGTTCAGCTCCACCACTGTCTGGATCATATTCTCATTCACCATCTATTAATCCATTAATCCCTTGTTTATGCAGTCATCAGTGACATCAGTATCATTATCATCACCATTATTATATTTGTAGGTTGAAAAAGTTCATCAGACTTATAGCTTCAGAGCCGTGAGGAACTTGCTTAGCCGCCCCTTCCATTTTCAAAGCAATCAAATCTCTgcttttttaggaaaaaaataaaataaaaaagtatagCTTTTATTTGAGTACTCTCCTGCTGTTTAGGAAGAGTTATGCATGCCATGGCTTCCTCATCTTTCCTTACCAACAAGGTCTGCTACTTACCCTTTACCTGTATTTCTTTTGTTAAGGAATAATAAACAAGTTTGATCCAACTCTTCTCTTTAATGTTCTATGAATGTACAGCACAATCTGGCTCTCTCTGCTTTCTCTTCAACTTCATCGTCCCAGTTTTCTATTTCCAAATGCAGGAAACCGAATTCCAAGAAGAACATTGTGTCAGCCATAGCTCCCAAGCAATTAGAACGCAAGCCTGCCACTACTGGCTCagtcagtttcttcttcattttttgTTTTCACTTTGGGATTGATAAGATTTTGAGCAGGTAATGGATTACATTGGTGGATTTACAGGTGAAAACCGCGATGACTATGACAGAAAAAATCTTGGCTAGAGCCTCTGAGAAGTCAGAGTTGAACCCAGGTGATAATGTTTGGGTGAATGTTGATGTCTTGATGACTCATGATGTTTGTGGCCCTGGTTCCTTTGCCATCTTCAAGAATGAGTTCGGCCAGAATGCCAAGGTACTTATTCCTTTTTTGTTGGAGGTATTGCCATAATCTAGGGGAAgcaatttaatttattataaagaATATTTTGCAAAAGTAATAGAGCTAGAGAAAAGAGGGAAACATTCTGCAAGCTAAAATGTTTTGATGATTTGATCACCTCTAGCTAAATAAATTATGTTTCTTGAATGCTcaatgaaataacagattttgCAACTCTTGTTTCAATTTTCTTGCTGGTCTTTTTTAGTATTAATCTTTCAAAAGTAAGAGTCTTTACCTGACTAACTCTATGAATACTCGAGGTTTGGGACCGAGAGAAAGTAGTTGTTATACCGGATCATTATATATTCACTTCGGATGAGCGAGCTAACCGGAATGTGGATTCATTGAGAGACTTCTGCCTGGATCAAAATATTAAGTATTTCTATGATATCAAGGACCGTACTGATTTTCGGGTatgtttttaaatatttaactaaaattttcGAATACAGATCGATGTGGTTCATCAGTCTTTGAATGTAATTCTTGATTTTGCAGGTTAATCCGGATTACAAAGGTGTATGTCACATTGCACTTGCTCAAGAAGGTCATTGCCGACCAGGAGAAGTACATCATTCTCACACTAGTTTACTGAATTCTCAATACAACCATTGATTGTTTGTTATGAATGCTGCCAGGTTCTGTTAGGAACAGATTCTCACACCTGTACTGCTGGAGCATTCGGTCAATTTGCTACCGGAATTGGCTTAACTGACGCAGGTTTTGTATTGGGAACCGGGAAGCTACTGCTCAAGGTTCATCAGATTGATTTTCCTTTGTCTACACGCACTTTAGTCTATTACATATTTTGCATTTCTTAAGGTTCCTTTGTTCTTAATCTTTCAGGTTCCTCAAACTCTGCGATTCGTAATTGATGGTGAAATGCCTGATTATATACTTGCAAAAGATTTGATTTTGCAAGTGAGCTCTTTTGCATCTGTGCCATTCTGTTTAGTGTTTTTCTCATGTGTTAGCTCAGATAACGAATGTTTCTACGACAGATAATAGGTGAGATATCTGTATCCGGTGCAAGGTACAAATCAATGGAGTTTGTAGGCTCAACTGTTGAGAGTTTAAATGTGAGTGAAGTTACTTATTTCTTTGCTTTTCCATCAACACTACATAGTTCGtcaatttatgtttgttttccTCCAATCGTTCAGATGGAAGAACGAATGACATTGTGTAACATGGTCATCGAAGCTGGGGGGAAGAACGGGGTAGTCCCTGCTGACACCACTACATTCAAGTACCTTGAGGACAAAACACAAGTGCCTTATGAACCAGTTTATAGCGATAAGCACGCGAGGTATAGATGTTCATTAATGACTAATGATTGGAGAAGAACAATCAATCTATTCATCAGTTTGTTGTAAACTCTTGTATTTCCTTCTCCTAGATTTCTTTCAGAGTACAGATTCGATATCTCGAAATTGGAACCGTTGGTTGCTAAGGTTTGTGTGAATATACAATCTATACAGCCTAGTAGTTACTAATTGTACTGCTGCTACAAATTCTTAGTGAAGTTGAATATCTGTCTTAGTTTCTGATTGATTTCTTCATATAGTGTAATATAGTATGTAATGTTTGACAGCCTCATTCTCCTGATAATCGTGCATTAGCACGAGAATGCAAAGACGTAAAGATCGATAGAGTCTACATTGGATCATGTACTGGTGGGAAAACTGAGGATTTTATGGATGCAGCCAAAGTTTTCCTGGCTTCTGTAAGACTCATTAATCTTTCTGATATTGTTAGTATTATCAATACTGGATAGATGTGCTTAAATCTATCTGTTTGCTATTTGGCTGCAGGGTAAGAAGGTTAAAGTTCCCACATTTCTTGTCCCTGctacccaaaaggtttggatGGACATATATAGTATCCCGGTAGCAGAATCAGGAGGCAAAACTTGTTTTCAGATTTTTGAAGAAGCTGGATGTGACACACCTGCAAGTCCTAGTTGCAGTGCTTGTATGGGAGGCCCTAGAGACACCTATGCTCGCTTGAATGAACCAAAGGTAAATAATCATAACCATAGATAGATTTGTAAGTAAAATTCGAGTTTTATATCGAAACCTGACGTGTTTGATCCATTTAACCATGTGTGATTGTTGCAGGTATGCGTGTCAACTACGAACCGGAACTTTCCTGGAAGGATGGGACACAAAGAAGGTCAGATATACTTAGCTTCCCCATATACAGCAGCAGCATCTGCTCTGACTGGTTATGTTACTGATCCAAGAGAGTTCTTGCATTAGCCTATTTGACTATTTCTGttgtaattttgatttttacTCTTCCTCCAAAAGAAGAATGATTCTGTTGTACTTGCATAAATATGAAAACTTTATCAGAATTATGTAGTTCCTAACTTGATTCTCATTCAATTCCACTATCTCTGAAAATTTCTAATGATAGTGAAAAAAAGTGGCAAAGCAAATAGTGAGGTGAGGTGGGCATTATGGCCCCTCACCATGCTCAACCCCCACCATTGATTTTAGGGGATTTTTCTTTATGTATACATACAGTTACTCTTTTACTCAATTGCCATACCTAAGCTCTCAAGTGCACATAATTGCTGCCCACTAATGACTTGAATGGATCCATATGCAACAGTTTGGTATGGTTGGCTTTGATGCAAATCTTCATGCATTTAAAATGTATCTACATGTGTTTAGAAACACACGTCGTTAATATAATTAAGTCAGTGAATCACTTCTTGCTCAGACCTTCCATCCTGATGTAATCCTCTCGAGACCGACCGGGTCATTACATATCCAACACCGTATATAGATATTGTATGCTTTTGCCTAAATCTCATTTTTGAATCTCATGAATTTAAAACACGTCTACATGTATTAAAAACATTCCTTATTAATATAGTCTAATCACTCTCTCTTTATTTTTGaagtgggattcagttcattttcACCCCCTCGCTATCCTATAGGCCGCTTGTTGCTCAGATCTTTCAACTCGGCATCACTCCCCACAACAGTTCTTGACACAATATATAAATGCAGAAAACCCTTGAGATATTCCTTTTAGCCATAATTCAGGATATAAATTCTAAATGCATAGACCAACTGTATCTTCAATTCTtcttttttcatctcttcttgTCCTTTACAAGATCATCTGAAATCTAATAATCCAAAGTCATTTGCAATATTAGGAATTTGATCAGTGTTCTTGACACGCAAAACAGGAAATTAAACATATAATCATAACCGTAAAAATAATAGATTTACCTGGTTCAACTATttttacctatatatatataccaacgGTAAAGAAATCACATTCTTTATCTAAGTCCTTAAATATAAAATCTCATGTTACCGATTACACCAAAAGTTCACACATACATATCTTAAGAATACAAACTTCAAAACTCTCCAAGTAAAAATAAGCAAATAACTCTTACTTATAAAgatctaaaaaatataattctaGTCCTAACAGAATTCACATAAAAGGAACACAATAAGTTTTATTCTGTGTCTAACTTAGTTATATCCAGTTGTATTCTCTTACATGCATAAATGTTTATTTTTCATTCCTGATCTTATGGTCCATCTCAATATCTTCAACTCTGGTATGGTactgttatttttttaaaaatatttgtcATATCACCTCCATTAATAAAATGTTAGAGCATTCCAGCATGGACTGTAATTGTTTTGAGTAGAAATATGACAAAAACAATAATTAGAGAAACAGAGGAGTTAGGTATGGTGTGGTGGGGTGGGGGAGTAATGACAATGAGGAAAGGTTAAAAACCCATCATTTTTCATAAGTACTTTGGAGCTCTTTTCACTCCAGCACCAAGACATGGGAAATTCAGATAAAACCAAAAAGCTAAGCATGAGCATGAGCTCTTTTAATTAATTACTGCATGGTGTGGGATTTTTTCAGATTACAGTTGTTATGTAATCAATTACACAACAAAAGTTATATAACTGCAGTCAAATTCAATATGATTGGCCACTAACTTTGTCTCCTATCTCAGGACACAATCTTTTTACCCAGATTACACTTAATTTCTTCTTCTGTCCacgaaaatataaaacaattttttatttaatccaAGTAGATAGTGGAAATCATGACCTTCTTCAATCTTCCCTTCTAATTTTGTTTCATCTATTCCTGTGATTTAACAACACTAAAATCTTTGATTCAACATTACTAAACAGATGTCAACACATTATGTAATCAGCTGGTCTTGAGGGGTTTAGCTATCCTAAAAGATGGCGACGATAAGAGTTTTCATATAAGAAATGGAGAGATAGTGACTGAAATATATTAAGAATGTatgttttcaatatatatagaCGTGTTTTCAAGTCGCGAAACCCCAATAAATCGAAGTTGAATCAAATCGGATAATATCTATGTAGTATTGAAGAAAATTGTTGCACATATGTGCATTCATTTGATCACTATTAAAGTTCCAGACAAGAAATTCATATGCTCAACAGACTATTTATTAAATTGACATTCAACTTAGGACCATAGTTAAATAATACTTCCAGTTCCAACAATAGGTCAAAGAATAAATGAAAACACTTCATAGTGATCCACATCCAATAAACTTGAAGCACTAATAACAGCAAGCCACATGTgtttttacttttatatatatatttttactttttttatattatatatatatatatatatatatataaagaattgGATAGAATTCACATAATAGAATAAGACATATTTTTTCATTTGCATATGAAAAagtattaaaaatttatatgttAGTATTCATTGCtttctaaaaacatattaaATTCTAGGAAACGCGTTATCAAATTTTCGTATAAGTTTCCAAATGTTCCGGTTTCCGAAATGGATACAGAAACGCGACAAAGGctttaaaatcaaaattttcatagGAGATGCATTTTTACAAGAAAGTTAGATACAGGTCCAATTAGCACTTTTTAAGTGATAAAAGGTTAAATATAATTCAGGCATAAAAGATACAATCAAACTCAATATATGTGAAGATATAGAAAGCCAACACAAAATTTgagaaaattttcaaatataGAAAccacaaaaacataaaaaatgagTCCACTAAATTGCAGATTTCAGCAAACTCCACTCTAAATATCAAGTACTCTCATATTTACAGTATGAGAAAGCAGCAGT encodes:
- the LOC136219470 gene encoding 3-isopropylmalate dehydratase large subunit, chloroplastic-like, which translates into the protein MHAMASSSFLTNKHNLALSAFSSTSSSQFSISKCRKPNSKKNIVSAIAPKQLERKPATTGSVKTAMTMTEKILARASEKSELNPGDNVWVNVDVLMTHDVCGPGSFAIFKNEFGQNAKVWDREKVVVIPDHYIFTSDERANRNVDSLRDFCLDQNIKYFYDIKDRTDFRVNPDYKGVCHIALAQEGHCRPGEVLLGTDSHTCTAGAFGQFATGIGLTDAGFVLGTGKLLLKVPQTLRFVIDGEMPDYILAKDLILQIIGEISVSGARYKSMEFVGSTVESLNMEERMTLCNMVIEAGGKNGVVPADTTTFKYLEDKTQVPYEPVYSDKHARFLSEYRFDISKLEPLVAKPHSPDNRALARECKDVKIDRVYIGSCTGGKTEDFMDAAKVFLASGKKVKVPTFLVPATQKVWMDIYSIPVAESGGKTCFQIFEEAGCDTPASPSCSACMGGPRDTYARLNEPKVCVSTTNRNFPGRMGHKEGQIYLASPYTAAASALTGYVTDPREFLH